A single window of Gossypium arboreum isolate Shixiya-1 chromosome 13, ASM2569848v2, whole genome shotgun sequence DNA harbors:
- the LOC108462690 gene encoding UPF0481 protein At3g47200-like has protein sequence MAPRKGQLGSINAPSFETKKDEASNDSEVEDLERGPDQGFIYEVPRNIRQANPKAYTPLLISIGPLHYRKTSLASMAKYKVDYQDKFLQRTSVSKEALESFWSFIERNEKIILNCYEALIDEDEFVKMIFYDALFILELFLRNYEKEVEKKGDIKDFLLKETWSAGLRRDLILLENQIPMFVLEQVYKPYQNHKLESDASVPSFLKLACSYFDIPWAPQFEQIQIPHFTALQRCHMAKTQNPSSKTNIPTLKKVYGATSLHEVGVELIVEPNQTACLLDVKFEGKKLKIPKLTVHSNTEAYLRNVMAFEMCHCPDEAYVCAYIELMNYLIRTAQDVEQLIEKGILSKEGKNEGKLVTIINTNIAVQRMIKKLMQGIGEPPACYRETANRLNQLYKEGRKRKVTLFIKENYGILKRVYFPNLWRGTGTVAAFMVVVFTFIQTVLAFVKD, from the coding sequence ATGGCTCCAAGGAAGGGACAATTAGGCTCAATTAACGCCCCATCATTTGAGACAAAGAAAGATGAAGCATCCAATGATTCGGAAGTTGAGGATTTGGAGCGGGGGCCGGACCAAGGGTTTATCTACGAGGTCCCTAGGAACATTCGTCAAGCAAATCCAAAAGCTTACACTCCTCTATTGATTTCAATTGGCCCTCTTCATTATAGGAAAACAAGTTTGGCTAGCATGGCCAAGTATAAAGTGGATTATCAAGATAAATTTCTTCAAAGGACTTCCGTTTCCAAGGAGGCATTGGAAAGTTTTTGGAGCTTCATTGAACGCAACGAGAAAATTATTCTCAACTGTTACGAAGCTTTAATCGATGAAGACGAGTTCGTAAAGATGATATTTTATGATGCACTGTTTATCTTGGAGCTCTTCTTGAGGAACTATGAGAAGGAAGTGGAAAAAAAAGGGGACATCAAAGACTTCTTGTTGAAAGAAACATGGTCAGCTGGTCTACGGAGGGACTTGATCTTACTTGAAAACCAGATCCCAATGTTCGTGCTTGAACAAGTGTATAAACCATATCAAAACCACAAACTAGAATCAGATGCCTCTGTTCCTTCTTTCCTTAAACTAGCTTGCTCCTACTTTGACATTCCATGGGCCCCGCAGTTCGAGCAGATACAAATCCCACACTTCACCGCTTTGCAAAGATGCCATATGGCCAAAACACAAAATCCATCATCCAAGACCAATATCCCAACGTTGAAAAAGGTGTACGGTGCCACAAGTTTGCATGAAGTTGGTGTTGAGCTTATAGTTGAACCTAATCAAACTGCATGTTTGCTTGATGTTAAATTTGAAGGCAAAAAGCTTAAAATCCCCAAATTGACAGTGCACTCCAACACTGAAGCTTACCTTCGGAATGTCATGGCGTTCGAGATGTGCCATTGTCCAGATGAAGCCTACGTTTGTGCTTACATAGAACTAATGAATTATCTCATTCGAACTGCCCAAGATGTAGAACAGTTAATAGAAAAAGGGATTTTAAGCAAGGAAGGCAAAAACGAAGGAAAACTGGTTACCATAATAAACACGAATATAGCGGTGCAACGTATGATTAAGAAACTTATGCAGGGAATTGGGGAGCCACCTGCTTGCTACCGGGAAACCGCGAACCGTTTGAACCAGCTTTATAAAGAGGGTCGGAAGCGCAAAGTGACATTATTCATCAAGGAGAATTATGGAATTCTGAAGCGTGTTTATTTCCCCAATCTTTGGAGAGGAACAGGGACTGTTGCAGCTTTTATGGTGGTCGTCTTCACCTTCATACAAACCGTGTTGGCTTTTGTGAAAGATTAA
- the LOC108462689 gene encoding uncharacterized protein LOC108462689, producing MSKELSSPLLPAVIENDDDSHSIGDQTTKKVKFKGGVVDASGGVEDVSEDMVVEPNLTSMLSWKDKLFGENPNNPMMDCNGSSFGRVNTSNNDFDLRADDVQTSIINGVPTINFSDRVKEILFKEMELTLVIKLLGRNIGYNTLLNRITSLWKPISPIHLMDIENGYYLVRFVNKADYDRLPGFLFRRQIVEAIGGLIGKGVKLDFQTDNRSRGRFARLGVFLNLKKPLISQVLVDGAVQRVEYEALPTVCFGCGKYGHVKDLCPTKVEDRTFERPSELVTDRSDAAAGGVVEETGPECGPWMLVKRRSWRGSRNGQSIAGANKGLINEPKIRKETSKSRFSVLIEGDKNRNFLAVNDDKLSVEDAKMTVEGVGVLITKAGDNNLGNVDLSAGPNSKPILGNGSSKEAIMADLELMVSGRLGDGPGGSSVPISDGILDPGKHSAISFKDTSHKKEKNNSVNITWGKKGDGIPISKERHRGKDSFGCNSRKASNVLRGRGGRFKASGNFRVPLVESIEEMAKLISNLNPSNDINSVSNGAVLITNGGTVNRHNKFPRIFREYNREYKPDIISLLETRFILTHVGSTSSTTVVFISFIYGSPNRQKRKDLWDTLKRSIPMENYPWIAIEDFNAILSSSKKLGGMSKGRRCPLYGDFVGKAELHDLGYREPPFTWHKGLLFERLDRALGNSAWVQRFPNSLVTHFPKIKFDHRPLLLSLNLKIILPRGRPFRFLAGWVEHPNFWKIY from the exons ATGTCTAAGGAACTCTCCTCTCCTTTGCTACCAGCTGTTATTGAAAATGACGATGATTCTCACTCTATCGGGGATCAAACCACCAAGAAAGTGAAATTTAAAGGCGGAGTTGTTGATGCTTCGGGCGGGGTTGAAGATGTCTCGGAAGATATGGTTGTTGAACCTAATCTGACATCAATGCTCTCGTGGAAAGATAAGTTATTTGGTGAAAATCCGAATAATCCCATGATGGATTGTAATGGTTCTTCCTTTGGAAGAGTCAATACAAGCAATAATGATTTTGATTTACGAGCAGACGATGTGCAAACGTCCATCATCAATGGAGTTCCGACCATTAATTTCTCTGACCGGGTTAAAGAAATCCTGTTCAAAGAAATGGAACTAACTTTGGTTATCAAACTCTTAGGGCGAAATATTGGCTATAACACTTTACTAAATCGCATTACTAGTCTTTGGAAACCTATTTCCCCGATCCACCTCATGGATATTGAGAATGGTTATTATCTGGTGCGATTTGTGAATAAGGCTGACTATGATC GCCTCCCGGGGTTTTTGTTTCGTCGACAAATTGTGGAGGCTATTGGGGGGCTTATCGGGAAAGGGGTCAAATTAGACTTTCAGACAGACAATAGGTCTAGAGGTCGCTTTGCTCGCCTCGGAGTGTTTTTAAACCTCAAGAAGCCCCTGATTTCTCAAGTCCTGGTTGATGGCGCCGTTCAGAGAGTGGAGTATGAGGCACTCCCTACTGTTTGTTTTGGCTGTGGTAAATATGGTCACGTAAAGGACTTATGCCCGACTAAGGTTGAGGATCGTACCTTTGAACGCCCATCAGAGTTGGTGACTGATAGGTCGGATGCGGCTGCTGGTGGTGTTGTTGAAGAAACGGGACCGGAGTGTGGTCCATGGATGTTAGTCAAGCGTAGATCCTGGCGTGGTTCAAGGAATGGTCAAAGCATTGCCGGAGCAAACAAGGGATTGATTAACGAACCCAAAATTCGAAAGGAGACATCAAAATCACGGTTTTCAGTGTTAATAGAGGGGGATAAGAATCGTAATTTTCTTGCTGTTAATGATGATAAATTGTCGGTGGAAGATGCTAAAATGACTGTTGAAGGTGTGGGCGTTTTAATTACTAAGGCTGGGGATAATAATTTGGGTAATGTGGATTTATCTGCTGGTCCAAACAGCAAGCCCATTTTGGGCAATGGGTCTTCTAAGGAAGCTATAATGGCAGACTTGGAATTAATGGTTTCGGGCCGTCTAGGAGATG GTCCTGGGGGTTCTTCTGTCCCCATTTCTGATGGTATTTTAGACCCTGGGAAACATTCTGCTATTAGTTTTAAAGATACTTCTcacaagaaagaaaaaaataactcGGTCAATATAACCTGGGGGAAGAAAGGTGATGGTATTCCTATTTCTAAAGAGAGACACAGAGGTAAAGATTCTTTTGGGTGTAATAGTCGAAAAGCATCCAATGTGTTACGTGGCCGGGGAGGTCGATTCAAAGCTTCCGGAAACTTTAGAGTACCGTTAGTTGAATCCATAGAGGAAATGGCTAAACTCATTTCAAATTTGAATCCTAGCAATGACATCAACTCTGTCTCAAATGGCGCGGTCTTGATCACGAATGGGGGTACTGTCAATCGACA CAATAAGTTTCCTCGTATTTTTCGGGAATATAATCGGGAATATAAGCCTGATATTATTAGTTTGCTTGAGACAAGG TTTATTCTAACTCACGTGGGATCTACGTCTTCCACTACTGTTGTTTTCATCTCTTTTATCTATggaagccctaataggcaaaagCGAAAGGATTTATGGGACACCTTGAAACGGTCGATCCCAATGGAGAATTATCCATGGATAGCAATCGAAGATTTCAACGCTATTCTTTCTTCCTCTAAAAAATTAGGTGGTATGTCTAAAGGAAGACGTTGTCCGCTTTATGGTGATTTTGTGGGAAAGGCTGAGCTTCATGATTTAGGGTACAGAGAACCCCCTTTCACGTGGCATAAGGGTTTACTTTTTGAGAGGCTTGACCGGGCTCTGGGAAACAGTGCTTGGGTTCAGCGTTTTCCAAATAGTTTGGTCACCCATTTTCCAAAAATTAAGTTTGATCATAGGCCTTTACTCCTATCTTTAAATCTTAAGATTATTCTTCCTAGAGGTAGACCTTTTAGGTTTTTGGCAGGTTGGGTTGAGCATCCgaatttttggaaaatttattgA